Proteins encoded within one genomic window of uncultured Sphingopyxis sp.:
- a CDS encoding lytic transglycosylase domain-containing protein translates to MPAFAADAGNRDFASAPQTVPDILSSKQKQLYTQVLGAIRGQRWADAKALLDDSGNGPLTDFLRAELLTAANSPRAEVADIMPILSRSPWLPQAAQLGRLATKRGATDLPALPFEARLAWAGSAPRRLGADSVSDPAAARLAATIPDRIKNDDPAGAEALLNAAIDQLSPAARAEWTQKVAWSYYIENDDQNALRLSLACTAGGGAWATQGAWVQGLASWRLRDYRTALAAFDRVAKEAPDSEQRAAAYYWASRAAVAAGQPALVQPRLRAAAANQETFYGLLAAESLGVETAIQRENVRADRSAWRALEKLPNVRVAMALAEIGEDVYAGQALRHQAQIGDPDQHPQLIAMAGALSLPETQLYLAHNTPHGRKPAIGARYPQPKWEPKGGWRVDPALVFAHTLQESRFQRGVVSPAGATGLMQVRPGTARDIVRWEGAVAALGDLKTPAVNMDLGQRYLQYLSREPATGGQLPKVIAAYNAGPAPVARWQTEIRDNDDPLLYMESIPYWETRGYVGIVLRNYWMYEAQQGKPSVSRAALAQGKWPRFPDGKDRTRLTYAGDFANAD, encoded by the coding sequence ATGCCGGCCTTCGCTGCCGATGCCGGCAATCGCGATTTCGCGTCGGCGCCGCAAACGGTGCCCGACATCCTCTCGTCGAAACAGAAACAGCTTTACACGCAGGTTCTCGGTGCGATCCGCGGCCAGCGTTGGGCCGACGCGAAGGCATTGCTCGACGACTCCGGCAACGGCCCGCTCACCGACTTCCTGCGCGCCGAACTGCTGACCGCCGCGAACAGCCCGCGCGCAGAAGTAGCCGACATCATGCCGATCCTTTCGCGCTCGCCCTGGCTGCCGCAGGCCGCGCAGCTCGGCCGTCTCGCGACGAAGCGCGGCGCGACCGACCTGCCGGCGCTTCCCTTTGAGGCGCGCCTCGCCTGGGCCGGTAGCGCACCGCGCCGGCTCGGCGCCGACAGCGTCAGCGACCCGGCGGCCGCGCGCCTCGCCGCGACGATCCCCGACCGGATCAAGAATGACGATCCGGCGGGCGCCGAAGCCCTTCTCAACGCGGCCATCGACCAGCTCAGCCCCGCTGCGCGCGCCGAATGGACGCAAAAGGTCGCCTGGTCCTATTATATCGAGAATGACGACCAGAATGCACTGCGCCTATCGCTCGCCTGCACCGCGGGCGGCGGGGCGTGGGCGACGCAGGGCGCCTGGGTGCAGGGCCTCGCGTCGTGGCGGCTTCGCGATTACCGCACCGCGCTCGCCGCCTTCGACCGCGTCGCCAAGGAAGCGCCCGACAGCGAACAGCGCGCCGCCGCTTATTATTGGGCCTCGCGCGCCGCGGTCGCGGCGGGCCAGCCCGCGCTGGTGCAGCCGCGCCTGCGCGCCGCCGCGGCCAATCAGGAAACCTTCTACGGCCTGCTCGCAGCCGAATCGCTGGGCGTAGAGACGGCGATCCAGCGCGAGAATGTCCGCGCCGATCGCAGCGCGTGGCGCGCGCTCGAGAAGCTGCCAAACGTCCGCGTCGCGATGGCGCTGGCCGAGATCGGCGAGGATGTCTACGCGGGTCAGGCGTTGCGCCATCAGGCCCAGATCGGCGATCCCGACCAGCATCCGCAGCTGATTGCGATGGCGGGCGCGCTCAGCCTGCCCGAAACGCAGCTCTATCTTGCCCATAATACGCCGCACGGCCGCAAGCCCGCCATAGGGGCACGCTATCCGCAGCCCAAATGGGAGCCGAAGGGCGGCTGGCGCGTCGATCCGGCGCTGGTCTTTGCCCATACGCTGCAGGAATCGCGCTTCCAGCGCGGCGTCGTGAGCCCGGCGGGCGCCACCGGGCTGATGCAGGTGCGCCCCGGCACCGCGCGCGACATCGTACGCTGGGAAGGCGCGGTCGCGGCACTCGGCGATCTCAAGACGCCCGCGGTGAACATGGATCTCGGCCAGCGTTATCTGCAATATCTCAGCCGCGAGCCCGCCACGGGCGGCCAGCTGCCCAAGGTGATCGCCGCCTATAACGCCGGCCCCGCGCCGGTCGCGCGCTGGCAGACCGAAATTCGCGATAATGACGACCCGCTGCTCTATATGGAATCGATCCCCTATTGGGAAACGCGCGGCTATGTCGGCATCGTGCTGCGCAACTACTGGATGTACGAAGCGCAGCAGGGCAAGCCGTCGGTCAGCCGCGCCGCGCTCGCGCAGGGCAAATGGCCGCGCTTTCCCGACGGAAAGGATCGCACGCGCCTGACCTATGCCGGTGATTTCGCGAATGCCGATTGA
- a CDS encoding uracil-DNA glycosylase family protein, with the protein MGGQNSALLAESYSDWWSLAGVEALVGEEPAGWLDVPPANDAAASKPKRVVEAEPEPLPLPAALQRQETPEAAEPKGPVVFPDDWNEFQSWLATGADVPGSQWDARRILPVGEAGAPLMLFTAWPEIDDQQGGTLFSGAAGKLLDAMLRAIGMARADCYVASLAVTRPAGGRCDGPDAAELDRLLWHHLRLAKPERLLLIGSDITRMAAATALPDARGRLLNINQDGAKMETVAVAHPVMLLARPAQKAAAWDSLKLFNRGR; encoded by the coding sequence ATGGGAGGGCAAAACTCTGCATTGCTGGCGGAAAGCTACAGCGACTGGTGGTCGCTGGCGGGCGTCGAGGCGCTCGTCGGCGAGGAACCCGCGGGCTGGCTCGACGTGCCGCCGGCGAATGACGCTGCGGCGTCCAAGCCGAAACGCGTCGTCGAGGCCGAGCCCGAGCCGCTCCCGCTTCCCGCCGCGCTCCAGCGGCAGGAGACGCCCGAGGCGGCCGAACCGAAGGGACCCGTCGTCTTCCCCGACGACTGGAACGAATTTCAAAGCTGGCTGGCGACCGGCGCCGACGTGCCCGGCAGCCAGTGGGACGCACGCCGCATACTTCCGGTCGGCGAAGCGGGCGCGCCGCTGATGCTGTTCACCGCGTGGCCCGAAATCGACGACCAGCAGGGCGGGACGCTCTTTTCCGGCGCCGCGGGCAAGCTGCTCGATGCGATGCTGCGGGCGATCGGCATGGCGCGGGCCGACTGCTATGTCGCGAGCCTTGCCGTCACGCGCCCCGCGGGCGGCCGCTGCGACGGCCCGGATGCGGCCGAACTCGACCGCCTGCTCTGGCATCATCTGCGGCTCGCCAAACCCGAACGCTTGCTGCTGATCGGCAGCGACATCACGCGCATGGCCGCCGCGACCGCCCTACCCGATGCGCGCGGAAGGTTACTGAATATTAACCAAGATGGCGCCAAGATGGAAACGGTGGCTGTGGCGCATCCAGTGATGCTGCTGGCCCGGCCCGCCCAGAAGGCGGCGGCATGGGATAGCCTGAAACTGTTCAACCGGGGACGTTGA
- a CDS encoding PA0069 family radical SAM protein — protein MAGRGAPTNLRPTRTGSLDREADRDWLDAAEDIDGAPPPLRTTVTVEHPKTIIARNSSPDVGFDRSINPYRGCEHGCVYCFARPTHAFHDLSPGLDFESRLFAKPDAAKLLRAELAKRNYKVAPLAIGTNTDGYQPIEREWGITRSVVEVLAETRHPLIITTKSDRVLRDIDLLAGMARDGLVGVAVSVTSLDPKLARTLEPRAPHPKRRLAAIRKLIDAGVPTQVNISPIIPAITDHEIEAIMAAAAEAGAIRASYILMRLPFEVAPLFRAWLAAHYPDRADKVMHMVQDIRGGRDNDSGFFTRMRGHGVWAQLIRSRVRRAAREHGMDRSFPPIRCDLFRPPERDGQMELF, from the coding sequence ATTGCGGGCCGCGGCGCCCCGACCAACCTGCGTCCGACCCGTACCGGATCGCTCGACCGCGAGGCCGATCGCGACTGGCTCGACGCGGCGGAGGACATCGACGGCGCCCCGCCACCGTTGCGCACGACGGTCACGGTCGAACATCCGAAGACGATCATCGCGCGCAATTCATCGCCCGATGTCGGCTTCGATCGCTCGATCAACCCCTATCGCGGCTGCGAGCATGGCTGCGTCTATTGCTTCGCGCGCCCGACGCACGCCTTTCACGACCTGTCGCCGGGGCTCGATTTCGAAAGCAGGCTGTTCGCCAAACCCGACGCGGCAAAGCTGCTTCGCGCCGAACTCGCGAAACGCAACTACAAGGTCGCGCCGCTCGCGATCGGCACCAATACCGACGGCTATCAGCCGATCGAACGCGAATGGGGCATCACCCGCTCGGTCGTCGAGGTGCTGGCCGAAACGCGCCATCCGCTGATCATCACGACCAAGTCGGACCGCGTACTGCGCGACATCGACCTGCTCGCCGGCATGGCGCGCGATGGTCTGGTCGGGGTCGCGGTGTCGGTGACGTCACTCGACCCGAAGCTCGCGCGCACGCTCGAACCGCGCGCGCCGCACCCGAAACGCCGCCTCGCCGCGATCCGCAAGCTGATCGATGCAGGCGTGCCGACGCAGGTCAATATCTCGCCGATCATCCCCGCGATCACCGACCACGAGATCGAGGCGATCATGGCTGCCGCCGCCGAGGCGGGCGCGATCCGCGCTTCCTATATATTGATGCGCCTGCCCTTCGAGGTCGCGCCGCTCTTCCGCGCCTGGCTCGCCGCCCACTATCCCGACCGCGCCGACAAGGTCATGCACATGGTGCAGGACATCCGCGGCGGTCGCGATAACGACTCCGGTTTCTTCACCCGCATGCGCGGCCACGGCGTCTGGGCGCAACTCATCCGCTCCCGCGTCAGGCGCGCCGCGCGCGAGCACGGCATGGACCGGAGCTTCCCGCCGATCCGCTGCGACCTGTTCCGCCCGCCCGAACGCGACGGGCAGATGGAGCTGTTTTGA
- a CDS encoding GIY-YIG nuclease family protein — protein MRNAYVYIMTNKPMGILYIGVTDNLAARIFAHRSGTGSEFCRKWNLTRLVYAEPSDRIDEAIVRERALKKWETKADLRNQSRMDRPV, from the coding sequence ATGAGAAACGCCTATGTCTACATCATGACCAACAAGCCGATGGGCATCCTCTACATCGGCGTCACCGACAATCTGGCGGCCCGCATTTTCGCGCATCGGTCGGGCACTGGATCGGAATTTTGCCGAAAATGGAACCTGACCCGACTGGTCTACGCAGAGCCCTCCGACCGCATCGACGAAGCGATCGTGCGGGAGAGGGCGCTAAAGAAATGGGAAACTAAGGCTGATCTCCGAAACCAATCCCGAATGGATCGACCTGTTTGA
- the moaB gene encoding molybdenum cofactor biosynthesis protein B, whose translation MPIDESLPFRPVRIAILTISDSRSAADDRSGDKLEELLTGAGHMLAARAIIRDETDLIVSRLHNWIDDPEVDVVITTGGTGLTGRDVTPEALHRLDGKDIPGFGELFRWLSYQTIGTSTIQSRACAIVARGTYIFALPGSTGAVTDAWEGILSTQLDSRHKPCNFVELMPRLME comes from the coding sequence ATGCCGATTGACGAGAGCCTGCCGTTCAGGCCCGTCCGCATCGCGATCCTCACGATTTCGGACAGCCGCAGCGCCGCCGACGACCGGTCGGGCGACAAGCTCGAAGAATTGCTGACCGGCGCGGGCCATATGCTGGCAGCACGCGCGATCATCCGGGACGAGACCGACCTGATCGTCTCGCGCCTCCACAACTGGATCGACGATCCCGAGGTCGATGTCGTCATCACCACCGGCGGCACTGGCCTCACGGGCCGCGATGTCACGCCCGAGGCGCTCCACCGGCTCGACGGCAAGGATATTCCGGGTTTCGGCGAGCTGTTCCGCTGGCTCAGCTACCAGACCATCGGTACCTCGACGATCCAGTCGCGCGCCTGCGCCATCGTCGCGCGCGGCACCTATATCTTTGCGCTTCCCGGTTCGACCGGCGCCGTGACCGACGCGTGGGAAGGCATTTTGTCCACTCAACTCGACAGCCGCCACAAGCCCTGCAATTTTGTCGAGTTGATGCCGCGGTTGATGGAATAG
- a CDS encoding long-chain fatty acid--CoA ligase, translated as MGMQGQPLLVTSLIDHAAREHAGREIVSRWADGSMTRSNWGDVGTDARRFAAAMVRLGMKKGDRIATLAMNHGHHLVSWYGSAGMGGVLHTVNPRLFDEQLIYIINHAEDRVLLFDAMFLPIVERLRPQLPTVEHFILFDAPAREGYLSYRDLIDAEDGRFDWVELDQRDPVGLCYTSGTTGNPKGVVYEHRSNVIHAITEIQPDVFDMSNRSVVLPIVPMFHANSWGIPFAAATVGAKLVFSATNDAQVLCDLMHDEGVTHSAGVPTVWLAMFAHMDATGMDYGKLYRVIIGGSAAPRAMIERFMKAGIDVGHAWGMTETSPIGTMGKRPWNWDEMSFDERVDIVARQGCPPFGVELRIVDDEDNELPRDGETSGRLQCRGPWIIRRYFKADSDAADGDGWFDTGDVAVLHPDGVMQITDRAKDVIKSGGEWISSIELENAAVGAPGVQEAAAVGVYHPKWDERPILLIVKKPGAEVSEASVLDYLTDKVAKWWLPDEIVFVEELPHTATGKILKRQIRDDYKDYRLRSLAEA; from the coding sequence ATGGGAATGCAGGGCCAGCCGCTGCTCGTCACCAGCCTGATCGATCACGCCGCACGCGAACATGCGGGGCGCGAGATCGTGTCGCGATGGGCCGACGGCAGCATGACGCGATCGAACTGGGGAGACGTCGGCACCGACGCGCGGCGCTTTGCCGCCGCGATGGTCCGGCTCGGGATGAAGAAGGGCGACCGCATCGCAACGCTGGCGATGAACCACGGTCATCACCTGGTCAGCTGGTACGGCTCCGCGGGGATGGGCGGGGTGCTGCACACGGTGAATCCGCGGCTGTTCGACGAGCAACTGATCTATATCATCAACCATGCCGAAGACCGGGTGCTGCTGTTCGACGCGATGTTCCTGCCGATCGTCGAGCGGCTTCGTCCGCAATTGCCAACGGTCGAGCATTTCATCCTGTTCGACGCGCCGGCGCGCGAGGGCTATCTGTCCTATCGCGATCTGATCGATGCGGAAGACGGCCGCTTCGATTGGGTGGAGCTCGACCAACGCGATCCGGTCGGGCTCTGCTATACCAGCGGAACGACGGGCAATCCGAAGGGCGTGGTCTATGAACATCGCTCGAACGTCATCCACGCGATCACCGAAATCCAGCCCGATGTGTTCGACATGTCGAACCGCAGCGTGGTCCTGCCGATCGTGCCGATGTTCCATGCGAACAGCTGGGGTATTCCCTTCGCCGCCGCGACCGTGGGCGCAAAGCTGGTGTTTTCGGCGACCAACGACGCGCAGGTGCTGTGCGACCTGATGCACGACGAGGGCGTCACCCACAGCGCCGGCGTGCCTACGGTATGGCTCGCGATGTTCGCGCATATGGACGCGACCGGCATGGATTATGGCAAGCTTTACCGCGTGATCATCGGCGGATCGGCGGCGCCGCGCGCGATGATCGAGCGGTTCATGAAGGCGGGGATCGACGTCGGCCACGCCTGGGGGATGACCGAAACCTCGCCGATCGGGACGATGGGCAAAAGGCCGTGGAACTGGGACGAGATGAGCTTCGACGAGCGCGTCGACATCGTCGCGCGGCAGGGCTGTCCGCCGTTCGGGGTCGAACTGCGCATCGTCGATGACGAGGACAACGAGCTGCCGCGCGACGGCGAGACGAGCGGGCGGCTGCAATGCCGCGGCCCGTGGATCATCCGGCGTTATTTCAAGGCCGACAGCGATGCGGCCGACGGCGACGGCTGGTTCGATACCGGCGATGTCGCGGTGCTGCATCCCGACGGGGTCATGCAGATCACCGACCGCGCGAAGGATGTGATCAAGTCGGGCGGCGAATGGATCAGCTCGATCGAACTGGAAAATGCCGCGGTCGGCGCGCCGGGGGTACAGGAAGCCGCGGCGGTCGGCGTCTATCACCCCAAATGGGACGAGCGGCCGATCCTGCTGATCGTGAAGAAACCGGGTGCCGAGGTGAGCGAGGCGAGCGTGCTCGACTATCTGACGGACAAGGTCGCCAAATGGTGGCTTCCCGACGAGATTGTCTTCGTCGAAGAACTGCCGCATACGGCGACCGGCAAGATTTTGAAGCGCCAGATCCGCGACGATTACAAGGATTACAGGCTGCGGTCGTTGGCGGAGGCGTAA
- the dnaE gene encoding DNA polymerase III subunit alpha, translating to MAYSPFVPLRVFSSFTMLEGAIDPKAIAKAARELGFPAIAVADRNGLYGVMAFGEACKAAGVQPIVGTLLSVARPGQRLANGAPLIDWLALYAQDDKGYDNLCALVSAAHLGRPVEQEPHVLLSDIAGKTDGLICLTGGGEGALARLLAGEQKTAADDYVEQLEAMFGGRLYIELSRRGDQVEMAAENALIDMAYARALPIVATNPANFVEPQFHPAHDAMLCIAQSAYVESEDRRVSSPEAWLKPAETMEDAFSDLPEAIRNTLVIAQRCAFMAPKRKPILPSLAGDREGEAAQLKADAHMGLTARLAHYPELTDEERQAYVTRLDFEVDVITQMGFPGYFLIVADFIKWAKAHDIPVGPGRGSGAGSVVAWALTITDLDPLKLGLLFERFLNPERVSMPDFDIDFCETRRGEVIRYVQEKYGRDTVAQIITFGKLKARAVLKDTGRVLQMSYGQVDRLAKLVPNHPTDPWTLERALNGVAELMTEYKQDDGVRRLFDMARQLEGLPRHSSTHAAGVVIGDRPLDQLVPLYRDPRSDMPVTQFDMKYVETAGLVKFDFLGLKTLSVLKEAKRLLALRGVDVDLDALAWDDEEVYALLQRGETVGVFQLESEGMRRTLSAVKPTNFGDIIALVALYRPGPMDNIPLFGARKNGREKIAYPHPLLEGILAETYGIFVYQEQVMQAAQILAGYSLGGADLLRRAMGKKVQAEMDAQRDTFVKGCGEHNNIAPKAANELFDLIDKFAGYGFNKSHAAAYALLSYQTAWLKAHYPHEFFAASMSFDSHQTDKLSIFIDDMRRLDVGIAPPSVNDSEADFSVGRGDEGLTVRYALGALKGVGEKAMEALVAERAKGDFVSLDDFAGRIDPKLLNRRQIEALAAAGAFDCIEPDRPRAFAGAESLLACANSSAHERSTGQGGLFGGDITIAPALQLPAAEPWTLAERMTREKEAFGFYFSSHPVEQYEAIVSARGARSYGDICDNVEMTPGTRIPMVMAAMVESARPRVSQRGNRFLNLTLSDRSGQFQSSCFDEMAGKTLEALAAEGGCALLSVELDLLEGEETPRVTVRGAQSLADMAATAALQLTCRVDMPSAIEEIARLLVRRDDAKGRVIVTTIDPLTDDEIRIDLGRGFALGPDAVSRLDMIAGVAEPALSLVAPREFRAR from the coding sequence ATGGCCTACAGCCCCTTCGTTCCCCTGCGCGTTTTTTCCAGCTTCACGATGCTCGAAGGGGCGATCGATCCGAAGGCGATCGCGAAAGCCGCGCGCGAGCTCGGGTTTCCGGCGATCGCGGTGGCCGATCGCAACGGGCTCTATGGCGTCATGGCGTTCGGCGAAGCGTGCAAGGCGGCGGGGGTGCAGCCGATCGTCGGCACCCTGCTCAGCGTCGCGCGGCCCGGGCAACGGCTGGCGAACGGCGCGCCGCTGATCGATTGGCTCGCGCTTTATGCGCAGGACGACAAGGGCTATGACAATTTGTGCGCGCTCGTCTCCGCGGCGCATCTCGGCCGACCGGTCGAGCAGGAACCGCATGTGCTGCTGTCCGACATCGCGGGCAAGACCGACGGGCTGATCTGCCTGACCGGCGGCGGCGAGGGCGCGCTTGCGCGGCTGCTCGCGGGCGAGCAGAAGACGGCCGCCGATGACTATGTCGAACAGCTCGAAGCCATGTTCGGGGGGCGGCTCTATATCGAGCTGTCGCGGCGCGGCGATCAGGTCGAGATGGCGGCCGAAAATGCCCTGATCGACATGGCCTATGCGCGCGCGCTGCCGATCGTCGCGACCAACCCCGCCAATTTCGTCGAGCCGCAGTTCCACCCCGCGCACGACGCGATGCTGTGCATCGCGCAATCAGCCTATGTCGAAAGCGAGGATCGCCGCGTTTCGAGCCCCGAAGCCTGGCTGAAGCCCGCCGAGACGATGGAGGACGCCTTTTCGGATCTGCCCGAGGCGATCCGCAACACGCTGGTGATCGCGCAGCGTTGCGCCTTCATGGCGCCGAAGCGCAAGCCGATCCTGCCGAGCCTCGCCGGCGACCGCGAGGGCGAAGCGGCGCAGCTCAAGGCCGACGCGCATATGGGGCTCACGGCACGGCTCGCACATTATCCCGAGCTGACCGACGAAGAACGACAGGCCTATGTCACGCGCCTCGATTTCGAGGTCGACGTCATCACCCAGATGGGTTTCCCCGGCTATTTCCTGATCGTTGCCGACTTCATCAAATGGGCGAAGGCGCACGACATTCCGGTGGGACCGGGGCGCGGTTCGGGCGCAGGCAGCGTCGTCGCCTGGGCGCTGACGATCACCGACCTCGATCCTTTGAAGCTCGGCTTGCTCTTCGAACGCTTCCTCAATCCCGAGCGCGTGTCGATGCCCGACTTCGACATCGACTTCTGCGAAACGCGGCGCGGCGAAGTGATCCGCTATGTGCAAGAGAAATACGGCCGCGACACCGTCGCGCAGATCATCACCTTCGGTAAGCTGAAGGCGCGCGCGGTGCTCAAGGACACGGGCCGCGTGCTCCAGATGAGCTATGGTCAGGTCGACCGGCTGGCGAAGCTGGTGCCGAACCATCCGACCGACCCCTGGACGCTCGAACGCGCGCTTAACGGCGTCGCCGAGCTCATGACCGAGTACAAGCAGGACGACGGGGTGCGCCGCCTGTTCGACATGGCGCGCCAGCTCGAAGGCCTGCCGCGGCATAGTTCGACCCACGCCGCGGGCGTAGTGATCGGTGACCGCCCGCTCGACCAACTCGTCCCCCTCTATCGCGATCCGCGTTCGGACATGCCGGTGACGCAGTTCGACATGAAATATGTCGAGACCGCGGGGCTGGTGAAATTCGACTTTCTGGGCCTCAAGACGCTGTCGGTGCTGAAAGAAGCCAAGCGTTTGCTCGCGCTGCGCGGGGTCGACGTCGATCTCGACGCGCTCGCGTGGGACGATGAGGAAGTCTACGCCCTGCTCCAGCGCGGCGAGACGGTCGGGGTGTTCCAGCTCGAATCCGAAGGCATGCGGCGCACGCTGTCGGCGGTGAAACCGACCAATTTCGGCGACATCATCGCGCTCGTCGCGCTCTATCGTCCAGGCCCGATGGACAATATCCCGCTGTTCGGCGCGCGCAAGAACGGGCGCGAAAAGATCGCCTATCCGCACCCGCTGCTCGAAGGCATCCTCGCCGAAACCTACGGGATCTTCGTCTATCAGGAACAGGTGATGCAGGCGGCGCAGATTCTCGCCGGCTACAGCCTCGGCGGCGCCGACCTTCTCCGCCGCGCGATGGGCAAGAAGGTCCAGGCGGAGATGGACGCGCAGCGCGACACCTTCGTCAAGGGCTGCGGCGAGCATAACAATATCGCCCCCAAGGCCGCGAACGAGCTGTTCGACTTGATCGACAAATTCGCAGGCTATGGCTTCAACAAGAGCCATGCCGCCGCCTATGCGCTGCTCTCCTATCAGACCGCATGGCTGAAGGCGCATTATCCGCACGAATTTTTCGCGGCATCGATGTCGTTCGACAGCCACCAGACCGACAAGCTCTCGATCTTCATCGACGATATGCGGCGTCTCGACGTCGGAATCGCGCCGCCATCGGTCAACGACAGTGAAGCCGATTTCTCGGTCGGGCGCGGCGATGAGGGGCTGACGGTCCGTTACGCGCTCGGCGCGCTCAAAGGCGTGGGCGAGAAGGCGATGGAGGCGCTGGTCGCCGAGCGCGCGAAGGGCGATTTCGTCAGCCTTGACGATTTCGCGGGCCGCATCGATCCCAAGCTGCTTAACCGGCGGCAGATCGAGGCGCTCGCGGCGGCAGGGGCGTTCGACTGTATCGAGCCCGACCGACCGCGCGCCTTTGCCGGCGCCGAAAGCCTGCTCGCCTGCGCCAACAGCTCGGCGCACGAGCGTTCGACGGGGCAGGGCGGGCTGTTCGGCGGCGACATCACGATCGCGCCCGCGCTGCAGCTGCCCGCCGCCGAACCCTGGACGCTGGCGGAACGGATGACGCGCGAGAAGGAGGCGTTCGGCTTCTATTTCTCGTCGCACCCGGTCGAGCAATATGAGGCGATCGTCTCGGCGCGCGGCGCGCGATCCTATGGCGACATCTGCGACAATGTCGAAATGACGCCGGGGACGCGCATCCCGATGGTGATGGCGGCGATGGTCGAAAGCGCGCGGCCGCGCGTGTCGCAGCGCGGCAACCGCTTCCTCAACCTGACGCTGTCGGACCGCAGCGGCCAGTTTCAGTCGAGCTGCTTCGACGAGATGGCGGGCAAGACGCTCGAGGCGCTGGCGGCGGAAGGCGGCTGCGCTTTGCTGTCGGTCGAGCTCGACTTGCTCGAAGGCGAGGAAACGCCGCGCGTCACCGTGCGCGGCGCGCAATCGCTCGCGGACATGGCTGCGACCGCCGCGCTCCAGCTGACCTGCCGCGTCGACATGCCGTCGGCGATCGAGGAAATCGCACGGCTGCTTGTCAGGCGCGACGATGCGAAAGGCCGCGTGATCGTCACGACGATCGATCCGCTGACCGACGACGAGATTCGCATCGATCTCGGCCGCGGCTTCGCCCTCGGCCCCGACGCGGTCTCGCGGCTCGACATGATCGCGGGGGTGGCGGAACCTGCGCTGTCGCTCGTCGCACCGCGCGAATTCCGGGCGCGCTGA